CGCCGACCTGAACCAGAAGGAGTACTTCTGCCGGGACCAGTTCAGCGTCGGGGATTACCGGGTCTTCGGCTTCGAGCACTTCGAACTGAAGGGAGACCGCGCCCTGCGCTACGTCTTCATGATCGTGCGGGGGAAAGACGCGTTCGAGTTCCGCATCTCCCTCGGGTCCTACGACTCCACCAACGCCTTCTGGACGAAGTCGGAAGAGGGCGAGGCGGCAAAGAAGAAGTACGGGGAGGGGGTCCGCCTCTTCCACCTGGACGGGTACTTCCCCAACGGGCACGCCACCTACGGCTTCTACGTCCCCGAACCGTCCTACGACGAGGTCCGCGAAAAGGTGGTGGCCATCCTCGAGGAGAAGGACCGCCCCATCTCCTCCTCGACCTTCGGCGCCCCGGCCCCCAAGCCGGGGGAAAAACCGAAACCGTGACCGCGGAGTGCGGCGCGAAGGCTGCCGGAGGGGTGCCCTCCCTTGCGGAGTGCGGCGCGAAGGCCGCCGGAAGGGTGCCCTCCCTTGCGGAGTGCGGCGCGAAGGCCGCCGGAGGGGTGCCCTCCCTTGCGGAGTGCGGCGCGAAGGCCGCCGGAGCGCCGCTTTGATCCAACCCCCAAAACGAAGGCGCGCAGGCCGCCGGAGCGCCGTTCAGTGGTCTGCTTGTGCAGGGCTTCAATCCGTGTCAGAGGGCTTTCGCCCGAAGCCACTCCCTATCCCGAAGGGATAAAAGATCTTAGCCGGCGGGTGTTCCCC
This window of the Acidobacteriota bacterium genome carries:
- a CDS encoding tetratricopeptide repeat protein, with amino-acid sequence MKPIRRITVAALWAVLAAAGAHPSTPPEEGTAGLVSLHFKAGNALMEKKEYARALEAYEKALTLAPEHVLSLFNGGLAAFLAGKPERAAELWERCRSLEPDDWQVRAKLVQAWQARGMKDRRDREREGLLALRASGRNADLNQKEYFCRDQFSVGDYRVFGFEHFELKGDRALRYVFMIVRGKDAFEFRISLGSYDSTNAFWTKSEEGEAAKKKYGEGVRLFHLDGYFPNGHATYGFYVPEPSYDEVREKVVAILEEKDRPISSSTFGAPAPKPGEKPKP